The nucleotide window CCGCACAGCCCGGCCGCAAGGCGGCGGAGACTCTCCCGGCCCTCGAGGTGCTCGGCAGGCTCACGGCCTCCGGGCTCGTGGGAGCGGACCGGATCAGCGAGCTCATGACGGGAGAGGACACGGTCAGGGTCTCCCTCATGGGGAGCGGCACCGTGCTGGTCTTCTCGAAGAAAAACATCCAGGCCCAGGTGGGCAGACTCGCCCGCCTCGTCGAGGCAGGCGCCTTCGACCCGCGATCGGCAGGCTACGACCTGAGGTTCGAGGGACGCGTCATCGGCATGGCGGAAAAAAAGGAACATGCGGGGAGCGGACGGACAGCTTCCCCCGCGGGAGGTAGATCTTATGGCCAAGGGTAGGGAAAGGATCGTCGTTGGCCTTGATGTCGGCACCACCAAGATCTGCGCGGTGGTGGCAGCTGTGGCCGACGGCGGGAGATGCGAGATCGTGGGTATTGGGACCACGCCGTCCAAGGGACTTCGCAAGGGAGTGGTGATCAACATCGATTCCACCGTGGACTCCATCAAGAAGGCGGTGGAAGAGGCCGAACTCATGTCCGGTGTCCCCATACAGGGGGTCTACGCGGGGATCGCGGGCGGACACATCAAGGGGTTCAATAGCCACGGCGTGGTGGCGGTCAAGAACAGGGAAGTCTCCCGGAAGGACATCGAGAGGGTCATCGATGCGGCCCAGGCGGTCGCCATGCCCCTGGACCGCGAGGTCATCCACATCCTGCCCCAGGAGTACATCGTCGACGACCAGGACGGCATCGTCGATCCCCTGGGGATGTCGGGTGTCCGCCTCGAGGCCCGGGTGCACATCGTCACCGGGGCCGTCACTTCGGCCCAGAACATCATCAAGAGCTGCCACCGCGCGGGCCTGGACGTGCTGGACATCGTCCTGGAGCCCCTGGCGGCCGCCGACGCGGTGCTGACCGAGGAAGAGAAGGATCTCGGGGTCGCCCTCGTGGACATCGGCGGCGGCACCACCGACGTGGCCATCTTCGGGGGCGGGAGTATCAAGCACACCGCGGTGCTGGCGCTGGGAGGCGTCAACCTCACCAACGACATCGCCTACGGCCTGAGGACGCCGGCCACCGAGGCGGACAAGATCAAGAGGCTGTACGGCTGCGCCCTGGTGGAGATGGTGAAGGAAGACGAAATGGTCGAGGTCCTTTCCGTGGGCGGCCACAAGCCGAGGTCGGTCTCGCGGGTCGCCCTCGCGGAGATCATCGAGCCGAGGGCCGAGGAGTTCTTCGACCTCATCAACAGGGAGATCCTCAAGTCCGGCTACGACGACCGCATCGCCTCGGGGGTGGTCCTCACCGGCGGGACGGTGATCATGCCGGGGATGACCGAACTGGCAGAGCAGGTCTTCAACCTGCCGGTGCGCCTGGGCAACCCCATGAACATCGGCGGCCTCGTGGACGTGGTGAACAGCCCCATGTAC belongs to bacterium and includes:
- the ftsA gene encoding cell division protein FtsA, whose amino-acid sequence is MAKGRERIVVGLDVGTTKICAVVAAVADGGRCEIVGIGTTPSKGLRKGVVINIDSTVDSIKKAVEEAELMSGVPIQGVYAGIAGGHIKGFNSHGVVAVKNREVSRKDIERVIDAAQAVAMPLDREVIHILPQEYIVDDQDGIVDPLGMSGVRLEARVHIVTGAVTSAQNIIKSCHRAGLDVLDIVLEPLAAADAVLTEEEKDLGVALVDIGGGTTDVAIFGGGSIKHTAVLALGGVNLTNDIAYGLRTPATEADKIKRLYGCALVEMVKEDEMVEVLSVGGHKPRSVSRVALAEIIEPRAEEFFDLINREILKSGYDDRIASGVVLTGGTVIMPGMTELAEQVFNLPVRLGNPMNIGGLVDVVNSPMYATAVGLVKYASTHTSEGGGFGTNESRIFEKILVKMKGWLKEFF